The DNA region TGCCCAAGGGCGGTGGGAAGGCGCTGCAGGAGAAGCTGCTGCCGATCCTCGCCCCGATCGTCCTCTCCTACCTGGCCAAGCAGCTCGGCGGCAAGGGCGGCAAGGGCGCCGGCGGTCTCGGCGGAGTGCTGGGCGACATCCTCGGCAGCGCCGCAGGCGGCGGCAAGGGCGGCGGCGGCGTGGGCGACATCCTCGGCGACCTTCTGGGCGGCGGGGGCGCTAAAGGTAAAGGCGGCGGGGTCGGCGACATCCTGGGGGGCCTTCTGGGGGGCGGCCGCAGATAACCTAGGCGAGCCGGCTGTGAGACCAACAGCAACTATCTCCAATGCTCAGACTGGTGACGGTAGATCAAGCAGGAGAATGGAGCCCAGGATGACAAACCGCATCGATCAACCCCGGGAGTTCGATCTTGTCGGCAACCCGATCATGATAGGCGGCGTGGGAACCGGATTCGAGGCCACGTTGCAGTACCGCGTGCACGAGGGACACGACGAGGTAACCGGGCACTTCATGGCGGGCGGCGGGACCGGCGAGCACGGCCAGTTCCAGCTCCAGGTGGACGTGTCCGGCGCCTCCTTCACGCTGGACCGCCTCTTTGTGGAGATCTTCGAGTTCAGCGCCAAGGACGGGTCGGAAATCAACAAGGTCACCGTCCCGGTGATCCTCGGCACCCGGATCGTCGACGGTTACGTCGGGTACCGGGAGCACACCGTCAAAAAGGGTGACACCCTCTGGGCGATAGCCAAGGCCAACTACGGCAAGGGCAGTCTGTTCCCGAGGATCGTGCGGGCCAACCCGAACCAAATCAGCGACCCCGACAAGATCAGCCCGGGACAGGTCCTCAAGGTACCGATCGGGAGTTCTTAGGAGTCGAGCCGGGTGTAGGTGAGGTCGAAGTCGTTCTCCCACTTCTCGCCGTGGTTGATCTCCCACGCCCCTTCTATACGGCGGCCGTCCTCGTTGAACCTGCCTATGTAGCGCTGGCGGAAATCGAGAGGGGAGAAGTCCTCCGTCTCTCTGGCGAGGGTCAAAACGCCGTCCTCGAGCGTCATCGAGTAGGTCCGCACGACGCCTCGTGAGTCGAAGTAGTGCTGCGTGAACCCGCCGTCCGGACCGAGGGCGATGATCGCCAGGGTGTTGGGGGCCTCCGGCAGGTCCACCTCGGTCCGCTGCATCAGGAACGCGCCGTCCAGCGTCCACTCGAACAACGCTCTGCCGGAACCGCCGAACGCCTCGATCCGCCACTCGCCGACGAGCGGCACCAGTGGTTCCATCCCTGCTTTGATCATGGGAATCCCTTCGTTCGATTG from Actinomycetota bacterium includes:
- a CDS encoding Gmad2 immunoglobulin-like domain-containing protein, with product MTNRIDQPREFDLVGNPIMIGGVGTGFEATLQYRVHEGHDEVTGHFMAGGGTGEHGQFQLQVDVSGASFTLDRLFVEIFEFSAKDGSEINKVTVPVILGTRIVDGYVGYREHTVKKGDTLWAIAKANYGKGSLFPRIVRANPNQISDPDKISPGQVLKVPIGSS